A section of the Prevotella melaninogenica genome encodes:
- a CDS encoding DUF308 domain-containing protein, which yields MKVLQISAIRAIIVLVTGFLLVRYREETMTWMTITVGILFLLSGLVSCMVYYFEKEKVAKKTAKAEQQEGEQEEENLKSPSFPIAGVGSIALGIILAVMPNTFITWVVYILAALLILGAVNQFMNLARSRQYARVPAYMWLFPTVILAVAILLISKPIETAQLPLLVLGWAFMYYGVLEFILIIRMYLVRKSYEKAEEAKIVTGDKLVTDNIEDAEIVEE from the coding sequence ATGAAAGTACTTCAAATATCAGCCATAAGGGCTATTATCGTATTAGTGACAGGTTTCCTCCTCGTAAGATATCGTGAGGAAACTATGACGTGGATGACCATTACTGTGGGTATACTCTTCCTACTCTCAGGATTGGTTTCCTGCATGGTTTACTATTTTGAAAAGGAGAAAGTAGCAAAGAAAACAGCGAAGGCTGAACAGCAAGAAGGAGAGCAGGAAGAAGAAAATCTTAAGTCGCCTTCCTTCCCTATTGCGGGTGTCGGCAGTATTGCTTTGGGTATCATCCTTGCTGTCATGCCCAACACGTTCATCACATGGGTAGTTTATATCCTTGCAGCATTACTGATTCTCGGTGCTGTCAATCAGTTTATGAACCTCGCTCGTTCACGTCAGTACGCTCGTGTCCCAGCCTATATGTGGCTCTTCCCAACAGTCATCTTGGCAGTAGCCATTCTGTTGATTAGTAAGCCAATAGAGACTGCACAACTCCCATTATTAGTTCTCGGATGGGCATTTATGTACTATGGTGTCTTAGAATTTATCTTGATTATCCGCATGTATCTTGTCCGCAAATCTTACGAGAAGGCTGAAGAAGCTAAGATTGTGACAGGCGACAAGTTAGTTACAGATAATATTGAAGACGCTGAGATTGTAGAGGAATAA